In uncultured Bacteroides sp., the following proteins share a genomic window:
- a CDS encoding polysaccharide biosynthesis/export family protein, with protein MIKIKTLTLLLLLLLAATLFYGCRSTKNIAYLQGVETLTDQQLQKSALQYDVTIKPNDLLRIIVSGAEDADTYIPFNLTTSVPYGENATQSTPTLQSYLVDSKGIINFPVLGRLYVLRFTTAQVKQLIAEKLKAYLKGNVVVTVRLASYRISVLGEVERPGLFTVTDEKVSLLQALSMAGDLTIYGRRDVVKILREGPDGQKNITTLNLNNKNLIFSPYYYLRQGDVVYVEPNKARAKGAGVGTATNVVFSVVSVVIGVASLIVTIAR; from the coding sequence ATGATAAAGATAAAAACACTCACCCTGCTCCTGTTACTGCTATTGGCAGCCACACTTTTCTACGGCTGCCGTTCCACAAAGAACATAGCCTACCTGCAGGGCGTGGAAACCCTCACTGACCAGCAACTGCAGAAAAGCGCATTGCAGTATGATGTCACCATCAAGCCCAACGACCTGCTTCGCATCATTGTAAGCGGAGCCGAAGATGCTGATACCTATATTCCGTTCAATTTAACTACCTCCGTGCCCTATGGCGAAAACGCCACACAAAGCACCCCCACGTTGCAAAGCTACTTGGTCGATAGCAAAGGAATCATCAATTTCCCCGTACTGGGCAGGCTGTATGTGCTGAGATTCACTACCGCTCAGGTAAAACAACTCATTGCCGAAAAGCTTAAAGCCTATCTTAAGGGCAATGTTGTGGTCACCGTGCGACTTGCCTCTTATCGAATCTCTGTGTTGGGCGAGGTTGAGCGTCCCGGCCTCTTTACCGTGACCGACGAAAAAGTCAGCCTCCTGCAAGCCCTCTCCATGGCGGGAGACCTCACCATCTATGGCCGCCGGGATGTAGTGAAAATCCTGCGAGAGGGCCCCGATGGACAAAAAAACATCACCACCCTCAATCTGAATAACAAAAACCTTATCTTCTCACCCTATTACTATCTCCGTCAGGGCGATGTAGTCTATGTAGAGCCCAACAAAGCCCGGGCCAAAGGCGCCGGTGTAGGCACCGCCACCAATGTAGTTTTCTCTGTAGTCTCCGTGGTTATCGGAGTTGCATCGCTGATAGTTACAATTGCAAGGTAG
- a CDS encoding SDR family oxidoreductase, translating into MNILVTGASRGVGLEICRILLRQGHSVYCLSRTYTDHLKELQEQYPGSLHYKCIDLSNAHDAQRLVFKEFVNNDIVLHGFVNNAAIAYDDIITNLSLTKLQAMYAVNVFTPMILTKYAIRNMLLHKTRGAIVHISSICVHTGYKGLAMYASTKGALEAFSKNTSREWGGLGIRSNVVVPGFMETAMSSMLTTQQKDKIYNRTSLMKATDVTSVAHTVAFLLSQEAKSITGESINVDSGTI; encoded by the coding sequence ATGAATATATTGGTTACAGGAGCTTCCAGAGGTGTAGGCCTCGAAATATGCAGAATCCTTCTTCGGCAGGGCCATTCTGTTTATTGCCTGAGCAGAACCTATACCGACCATTTAAAAGAGCTGCAGGAACAGTATCCCGGTAGCCTCCATTATAAATGCATCGACCTCTCCAATGCTCACGATGCCCAGCGCCTTGTGTTCAAGGAATTTGTAAACAATGACATTGTGCTTCATGGGTTTGTCAACAACGCCGCCATTGCTTATGACGATATTATCACCAACCTCAGCCTCACTAAGCTTCAGGCCATGTATGCAGTCAATGTGTTTACCCCTATGATACTCACCAAGTATGCCATTCGTAACATGCTGTTGCACAAAACCCGTGGAGCTATTGTGCACATCTCCTCCATCTGTGTGCACACCGGTTACAAAGGGCTGGCCATGTACGCCTCCACCAAAGGGGCGCTCGAAGCCTTCTCTAAGAACACCTCCCGTGAGTGGGGCGGGTTGGGCATCCGCAGCAATGTGGTGGTGCCCGGATTCATGGAAACCGCTATGAGCTCCATGCTTACCACCCAGCAGAAAGATAAAATATATAACCGTACCTCCCTTATGAAAGCAACCGATGTTACCTCCGTGGCCCATACCGTAGCCTTTCTTCTTTCCCAGGAGGCTAAATCCATCACGGGCGAAAGCATCAATGTTGATTCGGGAACCATCTGA
- a CDS encoding fatty acid--CoA ligase family protein: protein MKTFLIDREKEYSYHTLLADINRATVYYPLCNPGSLYHYLLNILIALVSHKPLVLDDSDSSSGQMPVPVDPLHFNTIDEVTAVVQCSTSQVTIFTSGTTGQPKKVIHTIATLGRAVRTGPVYHDQVWAFAYNPTHMAGLQVFFQAILNINTLVNVFNAPRQYVYRAIEEHHITHISATPTFYRLLLPVESAFPAVRRVTLGGERSDQKLYDFILRIFPQAKITNIYASTEAGTLFAASGDAFQIPAGILNRVKIEDDELLIHKSLLGQSSQFAFCGDYYHTGDIVEWVNKEQGLFRINSRKNELINVGGYKVNPLDVETAILQLPDILQAVVYGQQNSVLGNILCAEVKLMANSALTELDIRVGLARKLQDFKIPRKIKFVDSITLTRTGKIKRV from the coding sequence ATGAAAACCTTTTTGATAGACAGAGAAAAAGAATATAGCTACCACACCTTACTGGCAGATATTAACCGGGCCACCGTTTACTATCCGTTGTGTAATCCTGGCAGTCTGTATCATTATCTGTTAAATATCCTCATCGCCCTGGTCTCTCATAAACCTCTGGTACTCGATGATTCCGATAGCAGCTCCGGTCAGATGCCAGTACCGGTAGATCCGCTTCATTTCAATACCATCGATGAAGTCACTGCCGTTGTTCAGTGCTCCACCTCCCAGGTCACCATCTTTACCTCCGGCACCACTGGGCAGCCTAAAAAGGTGATACACACCATCGCAACCCTTGGGCGCGCAGTGCGCACAGGCCCTGTCTATCATGATCAGGTATGGGCATTTGCCTATAACCCCACCCACATGGCCGGACTTCAGGTATTCTTCCAGGCCATTCTCAATATCAATACCCTCGTCAATGTGTTCAATGCACCCCGCCAGTACGTTTACCGTGCCATTGAGGAGCATCACATTACACACATCTCCGCCACCCCCACGTTCTACCGGCTGCTATTGCCAGTTGAATCAGCCTTTCCGGCAGTCAGGCGGGTAACGCTGGGTGGGGAGAGGTCCGATCAGAAACTATACGATTTCATCCTGCGGATTTTTCCACAGGCTAAAATCACTAATATATACGCCTCCACAGAGGCCGGAACCCTGTTTGCTGCCAGCGGAGATGCTTTTCAGATACCCGCCGGCATCCTCAATCGTGTAAAGATAGAAGATGATGAACTTCTCATCCACAAATCACTGCTGGGGCAGTCGTCTCAGTTCGCTTTTTGTGGAGACTATTACCACACCGGTGATATCGTAGAGTGGGTAAACAAAGAGCAGGGGCTGTTCCGCATCAATAGCCGTAAAAACGAGCTTATCAACGTAGGCGGATACAAAGTAAACCCTCTCGATGTGGAAACCGCCATCCTCCAGTTGCCCGATATCCTTCAGGCAGTGGTCTATGGACAGCAGAACTCCGTGTTGGGCAACATCCTTTGTGCCGAGGTAAAACTCATGGCAAACAGCGCCCTCACCGAGCTCGATATCCGTGTCGGCCTTGCCCGCAAGTTACAGGATTTCAAGATACCAAGAAAAATAAAATTTGTCGATTCAATTACACTAACCCGTACGGGGAAAATCAAAAGAGTATGA
- a CDS encoding acyl carrier protein, with protein MEDKVLEIINFIRKSKELEPLEKVYPTDNLRNDIGFTSFDLAELTVRIEDQFDIDIFEDGLVSTVEEIYKKLS; from the coding sequence ATGGAAGATAAAGTACTGGAGATTATCAATTTTATCAGGAAGAGCAAAGAACTGGAGCCTTTGGAAAAGGTTTACCCCACTGATAACCTGCGAAACGATATCGGCTTCACCTCCTTTGATCTGGCCGAGCTCACCGTTCGCATAGAAGATCAGTTCGATATCGATATCTTCGAAGATGGATTAGTCTCCACTGTAGAAGAGATATATAAAAAACTAAGCTAG
- a CDS encoding 3-oxoacyl-[acyl-carrier-protein] synthase III C-terminal domain-containing protein has protein sequence MCIDIHYGCSGYIYGLFQAAMWISNHACGSVLILAGDTTSKMIHPKDKSLKMVFGDCGSATLVTKGSSTMGVSICSDGSGYDKLIVPAGGFRTPCSQETEIETIDLDNNVRTPQNLYMDGMAIFDFAINNIHHNINDLIDQMGWEKDAVKLFALHQANNFMVNYIRKKLKVPPQKVPTNVTNYGNTGPSSIPLLLCDLCSGKTNEFSPLNKVIMSGFGVGLSWGSIAADLSKTRFYKPINQ, from the coding sequence GTGTGTATAGATATCCATTACGGCTGTTCGGGATACATCTATGGACTCTTTCAGGCAGCCATGTGGATTAGTAACCACGCCTGTGGCAGTGTACTTATCCTTGCGGGAGACACCACTTCAAAGATGATCCATCCCAAGGATAAATCCCTCAAGATGGTCTTTGGCGATTGTGGTTCAGCCACCCTGGTCACTAAGGGAAGCTCCACTATGGGAGTCTCCATCTGTTCCGATGGCAGCGGATACGATAAACTGATTGTACCTGCCGGAGGGTTCCGCACCCCCTGCTCACAGGAAACAGAGATTGAGACCATTGATTTAGATAATAATGTGCGTACCCCTCAGAACCTTTATATGGACGGTATGGCCATTTTCGATTTTGCTATCAACAACATACATCATAACATTAACGACCTCATCGACCAGATGGGATGGGAGAAAGACGCCGTTAAGCTCTTTGCGCTCCATCAGGCAAATAACTTTATGGTTAATTACATCCGTAAGAAACTTAAGGTGCCGCCACAGAAAGTGCCAACAAATGTCACTAACTATGGAAACACAGGACCCTCTTCCATTCCGTTGCTCCTCTGTGATCTCTGTTCCGGGAAAACCAATGAATTTTCTCCGTTAAACAAAGTTATCATGAGTGGTTTCGGAGTAGGGCTGTCATGGGGTAGTATTGCTGCCGATTTAAGTAAAACACGTTTCTATAAACCAATAAACCAATAA
- a CDS encoding UpxY family transcription antiterminator — MDIEKKGRCWYAVYTAPRAEKKVRERFLQSGIEHYLPVQFVTRKWHDRLKKIEQPVLTGYIFVHILPEEAKQVLMTYGAIAFVREHAHPAIIPDDQIERLRKMVEQTDEEVEFSSTDLAPGTPVRITRGELSGLVGELVEAKGKFKVAIRLSGLGCALTTVSTSCLEKL; from the coding sequence ATGGATATAGAGAAAAAAGGTCGTTGCTGGTATGCCGTTTACACAGCTCCCCGTGCTGAGAAAAAAGTTAGAGAACGTTTTCTGCAGTCGGGCATAGAGCACTATCTGCCGGTTCAGTTTGTGACCCGTAAATGGCATGATCGCCTTAAAAAAATAGAGCAGCCTGTGCTCACTGGCTATATCTTTGTTCATATTCTTCCCGAAGAGGCCAAACAGGTGCTCATGACCTATGGTGCAATAGCCTTTGTGCGCGAACATGCGCATCCTGCTATCATCCCAGACGATCAGATTGAGCGCCTCCGCAAAATGGTGGAACAGACCGATGAAGAGGTCGAATTCAGCTCCACAGATCTGGCTCCCGGCACTCCCGTTCGCATTACCCGTGGAGAGCTTTCCGGTCTCGTTGGTGAGCTGGTTGAGGCAAAAGGCAAGTTCAAAGTTGCCATTCGTCTCAGTGGGCTGGGGTGTGCGCTTACTACAGTGAGCACAAGCTGTTTGGAAAAGCTTTAA
- a CDS encoding MFS transporter, with the protein MSTFQNVNEKMTRYRWVICSLLFFATTINYMDRNVIAFLKEFFCSPIAEGGFGWSNSDFSYVTAFFTAAYATLTVFSGVIIDKIGSKLGLALSLIIWSLCGVGNAFVGKTITFHIIIRSMFGLGEAGNFPASIKTVTEWFPKRERSLATGIFNSGSNVGAMISALFVPWCLIHFGHEIGWKMAFILTGGIGFVWLAFWFSLFKPQKKLLENGTISQSEYDYIHADDAELTPEQIENEKNGVKEKISWGKMLRYPQTWSFFMGKFMTDGVWWFLLFWLPDYLKKQFHMTTQEVMWPTFIVFGIAIIGSVFGGSIPMFFMNKGMNSYKARMTAMFLIALCPITLLLTQYFGNVEVFGTSAMYLATGIICLAGASHQAWSANLFTTVSDMFPKKAIASVTGIGGLAGGIGGVLIQLLAGFITDLYAATPNVAYGIMFGVCAFAYLIAWVIMKTLVPQYKIITDL; encoded by the coding sequence ATGAGTACATTTCAGAATGTGAATGAAAAGATGACACGCTACAGGTGGGTTATTTGTTCCTTGCTATTCTTTGCTACGACCATTAACTACATGGATCGTAACGTAATTGCTTTTCTAAAAGAATTTTTCTGCTCACCAATAGCAGAAGGCGGATTTGGGTGGAGTAACTCCGATTTCTCCTATGTAACAGCATTCTTTACTGCTGCTTATGCCACTCTTACCGTTTTTTCCGGCGTAATTATTGATAAGATTGGATCAAAATTAGGTTTAGCTCTTTCACTTATCATCTGGTCTCTTTGCGGTGTGGGTAACGCTTTCGTAGGAAAGACTATCACTTTTCACATTATCATCAGAAGTATGTTTGGTTTGGGTGAAGCAGGTAACTTCCCTGCATCTATTAAAACTGTAACTGAATGGTTCCCTAAGCGTGAACGTTCACTGGCTACAGGTATATTTAACAGTGGTTCAAATGTGGGTGCAATGATTTCAGCTTTGTTTGTACCTTGGTGTCTTATTCACTTTGGTCATGAAATAGGATGGAAAATGGCATTTATCCTGACCGGTGGTATAGGTTTTGTTTGGTTGGCATTCTGGTTCTCATTATTCAAACCACAAAAGAAACTGTTGGAAAACGGCACGATAAGCCAAAGTGAATATGACTACATCCACGCTGACGATGCTGAGCTTACTCCTGAACAAATTGAAAATGAAAAGAATGGTGTAAAAGAAAAGATTTCATGGGGTAAAATGTTAAGATACCCACAAACATGGTCTTTCTTCATGGGTAAATTTATGACTGATGGTGTTTGGTGGTTCCTTTTATTCTGGTTACCTGACTACCTGAAAAAACAATTCCACATGACTACTCAGGAAGTGATGTGGCCTACATTTATTGTATTCGGTATTGCTATCATTGGTAGTGTATTTGGTGGTAGTATTCCTATGTTCTTTATGAATAAGGGTATGAACTCATACAAAGCAAGAATGACAGCTATGTTCCTGATTGCTCTTTGCCCTATCACTTTATTATTAACTCAATATTTTGGTAATGTAGAGGTGTTTGGCACTTCTGCTATGTATCTGGCTACAGGTATTATCTGCCTTGCAGGTGCTTCTCACCAGGCTTGGTCGGCTAACCTATTCACCACTGTATCTGACATGTTCCCTAAAAAGGCTATCGCTTCTGTAACAGGTATCGGTGGTTTGGCTGGTGGTATTGGTGGTGTATTGATTCAGTTACTTGCCGGATTCATTACTGACTTGTATGCTGCTACTCCTAATGTAGCTTACGGAATTATGTTTGGTGTTTGTGCCTTTGCTTATCTTATTGCATGGGTAATTATGAAAACACTGGTTCCTCAATACAAGATTATTACTGATCTATAA